The following are encoded together in the Glycine max cultivar Williams 82 chromosome 8, Glycine_max_v4.0, whole genome shotgun sequence genome:
- the LOC100786941 gene encoding serine/threonine protein phosphatase 2A 55 kDa regulatory subunit B beta isoform isoform X2 produces MNGGDEVVAAPASPPQPLEWKFSQVFGERTAGEEVQEVDIISAIEFDKSGDHLATGDRGGRVVLFERTDTKDHCGSRRDLERMDYSISRHPEFRYKTEFQSHEPEFDYLKSLEIEEKINKIKWCQTANGALFLLSTNDKTIKFWKVQEKKVKKVSDMNVDPKLMGNGSIASSSNSGSSKSYLANGVSSDGPYNYLNNDFSFPPGGVPSLRLPLVTSHETSLMARCRRVYAHAHDYHINSISNNSDGETFISADDLRINLWNLEISNQSFNIVDVKPANMEDLTEVITSAEFHPTHCNTLAYSSSKGSIRLVDLRQSALCDSHAKLFEEQEAPGSRSFFTEIIASISDIKFGKDGRYILSRDYMTLKLWDINMDSGPVATFQVHEYLRPKLCDLYENDSIFDKFECCLSGDGLRVSTGSYSNLFRVFGCVPGSTEATTLEASKNPMRRQVPTPSRPSRSLGNSITRVVRRGAESAGVDANGNSFDFTTKLLHLAWHPTENSIACAAANSLYMYYA; encoded by the exons ATGAACGGTGGTGATGAGGTCGTGGCAGCTCCGGCGAGTCCACCGCAGCCGCTGGAGTGGAAATTCTCGCAGGTTTTCGGGGAACGTACGGCGGGGGAGGAAGTTCAGGAAG TGGATATAATTTCTGCTATTGAATTTGACAAGTCTGGTGATCATCTTGCTACTGGTGATCGTGGTGGTCGAGTAGTTCTCTTTGAACGGACAGATACAAAAGAT CATTGCGGATCAAGAAGGGACTTGGAGAGGATGGACTATTCTATTAGTAGACATCCTGAGTTCCGTTATAAAACAGAGTTTCAGAGTCATGAGCCTGAG TTTGACTATCTTAAGAGTTTGGAAATAGAagagaaaattaacaaaatcaaatggTGCCAAACAGCCAATGGTGCTTTGTTCCTTCTATCCACAAATGATAAAACCATCAAATTTTGGAAG GTTCAAGAAAAGAAGGTCAAGAAAGTTTCAGACATGAATGTTGATCCTAAATTAATGGGAAATGGCTCTATTGCTAGTTCAAGTAATTCGGGTAGCTCTAAATCATATCTTGCAAATGGAGTATCTTCAGATGGaccatataattatttaaacaacGATTTCTCATTTCCACCAGGCGGTGTACCTTCACTAAGATTACCATTG GTAACCAGCCATGAGACCAGTTTGATGGCTCGATGCCGTAGAGTATATGCCCATGCTCATGATTATcatattaattctatttcaaATAACAG CGATGGCGAAACTTTCATATCAGCTGATGATTTACGAATAAATCTTTGGAACCTGGAAATTAGCAATCAAAGTTTTAATATTGTTGATGTAAAGCCTGCAAATATGGAGGATCTGACCG AGGTTATAACATCAGCAGAATTTCACCCTACACATTGTAATACATTGGCATATAGCAGTTCAAAGGGTTCAATTCGTCTTGTTGACTTGCGGCAGTCAGCATTATGTGATTCTCATGCCAAACT ATTTGAGGAACAAGAAGCCCCTGGGTCCAGATCATTTTTCACAGAGATTATCGCTTCAATCTCAGACATAAAATTTGGGAAGGATGGAAGATATATACTTAGTCGTGATTACATGACCTTAAAG TTATGGGACATCAATATGGATTCTGGTCCAGTTGCAACGTTCCAGGTTCATGAGTATTTAAGGCCAAAG CTTTGTGATTTATATGAAAATGATTCAATTTTTGATAAGTTTGAGTGTTGTCTAAGTGGTGATGGATTGCGTGTTTCAACTGGCTCTTACAG CAATCTATTCCGTGTGTTTGGTTGTGTTCCTGGAAGTACTGAGGCTACAACTTTGGAAGCCAGTAAAAATCCAATGAG ACGCCAAGTTCCAACCCCTTCAAGACCATCTAGATCATTGGGAAACAGTATAACAAGAGTTGTAAGACGTG GAGCAGAGAGCGCCGGTGTTGACGCAAATGggaattcttttgatttcacAACAAAGTTGCTGCACTTAGCATGGCACCCAACTGAGAATTCAATTGCTTGTGCTGCTGCAAATAGCTTATACATGTACTATGCTtga
- the LOC100786941 gene encoding serine/threonine protein phosphatase 2A 55 kDa regulatory subunit B beta isoform isoform X1 — protein sequence MNGGDEVVAAPASPPQPLEWKFSQVFGERTAGEEVQEVDIISAIEFDKSGDHLATGDRGGRVVLFERTDTKDHCGSRRDLERMDYSISRHPEFRYKTEFQSHEPEFDYLKSLEIEEKINKIKWCQTANGALFLLSTNDKTIKFWKVQEKKVKKVSDMNVDPKLMGNGSIASSSNSGSSKSYLANGVSSDGPYNYLNNDFSFPPGGVPSLRLPLVVTSHETSLMARCRRVYAHAHDYHINSISNNSDGETFISADDLRINLWNLEISNQSFNIVDVKPANMEDLTEVITSAEFHPTHCNTLAYSSSKGSIRLVDLRQSALCDSHAKLFEEQEAPGSRSFFTEIIASISDIKFGKDGRYILSRDYMTLKLWDINMDSGPVATFQVHEYLRPKLCDLYENDSIFDKFECCLSGDGLRVSTGSYSNLFRVFGCVPGSTEATTLEASKNPMRRQVPTPSRPSRSLGNSITRVVRRGAESAGVDANGNSFDFTTKLLHLAWHPTENSIACAAANSLYMYYA from the exons ATGAACGGTGGTGATGAGGTCGTGGCAGCTCCGGCGAGTCCACCGCAGCCGCTGGAGTGGAAATTCTCGCAGGTTTTCGGGGAACGTACGGCGGGGGAGGAAGTTCAGGAAG TGGATATAATTTCTGCTATTGAATTTGACAAGTCTGGTGATCATCTTGCTACTGGTGATCGTGGTGGTCGAGTAGTTCTCTTTGAACGGACAGATACAAAAGAT CATTGCGGATCAAGAAGGGACTTGGAGAGGATGGACTATTCTATTAGTAGACATCCTGAGTTCCGTTATAAAACAGAGTTTCAGAGTCATGAGCCTGAG TTTGACTATCTTAAGAGTTTGGAAATAGAagagaaaattaacaaaatcaaatggTGCCAAACAGCCAATGGTGCTTTGTTCCTTCTATCCACAAATGATAAAACCATCAAATTTTGGAAG GTTCAAGAAAAGAAGGTCAAGAAAGTTTCAGACATGAATGTTGATCCTAAATTAATGGGAAATGGCTCTATTGCTAGTTCAAGTAATTCGGGTAGCTCTAAATCATATCTTGCAAATGGAGTATCTTCAGATGGaccatataattatttaaacaacGATTTCTCATTTCCACCAGGCGGTGTACCTTCACTAAGATTACCATTGGTA GTAACCAGCCATGAGACCAGTTTGATGGCTCGATGCCGTAGAGTATATGCCCATGCTCATGATTATcatattaattctatttcaaATAACAG CGATGGCGAAACTTTCATATCAGCTGATGATTTACGAATAAATCTTTGGAACCTGGAAATTAGCAATCAAAGTTTTAATATTGTTGATGTAAAGCCTGCAAATATGGAGGATCTGACCG AGGTTATAACATCAGCAGAATTTCACCCTACACATTGTAATACATTGGCATATAGCAGTTCAAAGGGTTCAATTCGTCTTGTTGACTTGCGGCAGTCAGCATTATGTGATTCTCATGCCAAACT ATTTGAGGAACAAGAAGCCCCTGGGTCCAGATCATTTTTCACAGAGATTATCGCTTCAATCTCAGACATAAAATTTGGGAAGGATGGAAGATATATACTTAGTCGTGATTACATGACCTTAAAG TTATGGGACATCAATATGGATTCTGGTCCAGTTGCAACGTTCCAGGTTCATGAGTATTTAAGGCCAAAG CTTTGTGATTTATATGAAAATGATTCAATTTTTGATAAGTTTGAGTGTTGTCTAAGTGGTGATGGATTGCGTGTTTCAACTGGCTCTTACAG CAATCTATTCCGTGTGTTTGGTTGTGTTCCTGGAAGTACTGAGGCTACAACTTTGGAAGCCAGTAAAAATCCAATGAG ACGCCAAGTTCCAACCCCTTCAAGACCATCTAGATCATTGGGAAACAGTATAACAAGAGTTGTAAGACGTG GAGCAGAGAGCGCCGGTGTTGACGCAAATGggaattcttttgatttcacAACAAAGTTGCTGCACTTAGCATGGCACCCAACTGAGAATTCAATTGCTTGTGCTGCTGCAAATAGCTTATACATGTACTATGCTtga
- the LOC778103 gene encoding uncharacterized protein: protein MLSKYHHAYLSFPLQHSTLLHVFSTLICVFFSSFTTTEFQQENTRFNFYAFGTLPYIPTCYSLQNKLSEIGSRLKTFDVISFTLDLQNPFPESKKSISKIQPFFVLFLLSSLIRVSTQFNSFLPLHILKSQHQQPFPSSKNLDLPTPTTHSPIS, encoded by the coding sequence ATGCTCTCCAAATATCATCACGCATATCTCTCATTTCCTCTTCAACATTCAACATTGCTCCATGTTTTCTCCACTTTAATCTGTGTGTTTTTCTCCTCATTCACTACCACAGAATTCCAACAAGAGAACACAAGGTTCAATTTCTATGCATTCGGTACTTTGCCTTATATTCCTACGTGTTATAGCCTACAAAACAAACTCTCTGAAATTGGTTCTAGATTGAAGACTTTTGATGTGATTTCATTTACACTAGACCTCCAAAACCCATTTCCAGAGTCCAAAAAAAGCATATCCAAAATTCAACCTTTTTTTGTCCTCTTTCTACTTTCTTCTCTCATTCGTGTTTCAACTCAATTCAATTCCTTTTTGCCACTTCACATCCTCAAAAGCCAACACCAACAACCGTTTCCCTCAAGCAAAAATTTGGATCTTCCTACACCAACAACTCACTCACCCATCTCTTAA
- the LOC121172632 gene encoding dof zinc finger protein DOF3.1 — MQHPTIFPGVKPPPHFPEQEQLQCPRCNSNNTKFCYYNNYNLSQPRHFCKNCRRYWTKGGALRNIPVGGGSRKTTKRSSSTSKRSSAPSSSSSAVSDPDPTRNCTNPVDQDQRVLNIGGGSFSSLLASSGHFGTLLEGLNPTGSSLKMGEFGEGVSSDPGLNLVSGQNPGLQVQSTNGRSESFLGLQNGDSSCWNGTHGWSDLAIYTPGPSFQ; from the coding sequence ATGCAACACCCAACAATATTCCCAGGAGTGAAGCCACCACCACATTTTCCCGAACAAGAACAACTCCAGTGTCCACGTTGTAACTCCAACAACACCAAATTCTGCTACTACAACAACTATAACCTCTCGCAGCCACgccacttttgcaagaactgTAGAAGATACTGGACTAAAGGTGGTGCCTTGAGAAACATCCCTGTTGGGGGTGGAAGCAGAAAGACCACAAAACGTTCTTCATCAACCTCAAAACGCTCTTCTGcaccatcttcttcttcctctgcaGTTTCGGATCCTGACCCGACCCGTAATTGCACCAACCCGGTTGATCAAGACCAAAGGGTGCTCAACATTGGTGGTGGGAGCTTCAGTTCCCTCTTGGCTTCATCTGGGCACTTTGGAACCCTCCTGGAGGGTCTGAATCCAACTGGGTCGAGTCTCAAAATGGGTGAATTTGGGGAGGGTGTGAGTTCTGATCCGGGTTTGAATTTGGTTTCGGGTCAAAACCCGGGTTTGCAGGTGCAGAGTACTAATGGGAGGTCAGAGAGTTTTCTAGGTTTGCAAAATGGTGATTCAAGCTGTTGGAATGGTACCCATGGCTGGTCTGATCTTGCAATATACACACCTGGCCCAAGTTTTCAATAG
- the LOC100815305 gene encoding FBD-associated F-box protein At5g60610: MLVVKKMEEGQIENLPDIVLHDILSRLPEKDAARTSVLSKKWAEIWSTFPILSFTDTEIIEKFPHSRKDDLVGGKKKFINRVNETFLRFRNKGLVIKEFKLSINCFDLEDLSKDIDHWMKLASESGVGVLELCLHDEFEDDQCYILPTGIIEAESLYKLVLMGRIGVDQAFLNHSVKFLSLRVLSLWFIFSRDEQVIEHLISCCPLIEDITLHVCYAMNHGGLDGPLKYDTSWKQSISMLGLPKLKKVEVLGIQKVVIDAPSLEDFHFSPGAVDEPFEMSFGKCRNLRRLYLSSLDSLIITDNWFLDLFPKFPFLDSLKFSFCKMSETINISSAQLKVLELSNCSNLKEVNIDAPNLLSCEYSGGGASKPIISFLNSSSNLEVKAFIEIDFMEVGNLREIIQNFKPQNILASLSLFIQPPIVDELNLDILPVSSTPPSIKHLYLWVVLENETLFMHLVNSLLSCCCPVTISLCGYTLSFSRAFIEFFYETLMGRKEEECFCGYGHTKCWWHGLKDVKVSSSRKSEESIDFKTLFDALPTFLPGENIIFRLEW; encoded by the exons ATGCTTGTAGTTAAGAAAATGGAGGAGGGTCAAATAGAAAACCTGCCTGATATAGTCCTCCATGACATCCTGTCAAGGCTGCCAGAGAAAGATGCTGCTAGGACAAGTGTTTTGTCCAAGAAGTGGGCGGAAATATGGTCTACGTTTCCCATCTTGTCTTTTACTGACACTGAAATTATAGAGAAGTTTCCGCACTCCAGGAAGGACGATCTTGTGGGGGGGAAAAAGAAGTTCATTAATCGTGTGAATGAAACGTTTCTAAGGTTCCGTAACAAGGGCTTAGTAATCAAAGAATTTAAGCTTAGTATCAATTGTTTTGACCTTGAGGACCTCTCTAAGGATATTGATCATTGGATGAAGTTGGCTAGTGAAAGTGGTGTTGGGGTACTGGAACTTTGCTTGCATGATGAATTTGAGGACGACCAATGCTATATCTTGCCAACTGGTATCATTGAAGCCGAATCACTTTATAAGTTAGTGTTGATGGGGAGAATCGGAGTTGATCAAGCATTCCTAAATCATTCCGTAAAGTTTCTCTCGTTGCGAGTATTGTCGTTGTGGTTTATCTTTTCGAGAGATGAACAAGTGATTGAGCATCTCATTTCTTGTTGTCCTTTGATTGAAGATATAACTTTGCACgtctgttatgcaatgaaccaTGGTGGCTTAGATGGTCCACTTAAGTACGATACCTCTTGGAAGCAATCTATAAGCATGCTTGGTCTGCCAAAGCTCAAGAAAGTTGAAGTTCTAGGAATACAGAAGGTTGTCATTGATGCTCCAAGTCTAGAGGATTTCCATTTTAGTCCTGGTGCTGTGGATGAACCTTTTGAGATGAGTTTTGGCAAGTGCAGAAATTTGAGAAGGTTATACTTGTCGTCATTGGATAGCCTTATTATCACAGACAATTGGTTTCTTGATCTGTTTCCTAAATTTCCATTCCTCGATAGTTTGAAATTCAGCTTTTGCAAAATGTCTGAGACGATTAATATTTCAAGTGCTCAACTCAAGGTCTTGGAGTTATCAAATTGCTCCAACTTGAAGGAGGTCAACATTGATGCTCCAAATTTATTGTCATGTGAATATAGTGGTGGTGGTGCCTCAAAACCCATTATATCTTTTCTGAACAGTTCTAGTAATCTGGAAGTCAAAGCTTTTATCGAGATTGATTTTATGGAGGTTGGTAACTTGAGGGAAATCATCCAAAACTTCAAACCTCAAAATATTTTGGCGTCGCTATCCCTATTTATTCAGCCGCCAATTGTA GATGAATTGAACTTAGATATCTTGCCAGTTTCGTCCACTCCACCAAGCATCAAACATTTGTACCTGTGGGTTGTTCTGGAAAATGAAACTTTGTTTATGCATCTTGTCAATAGTTTACTTTCCTGTTGCTGCCCTGTAACTATTTCGTTGTGTGGCTATACTTTGAGCTTCAGCAGAGCATTCATTGAG TTTTTCTATGAGACGCTAATGGGCAGAAAAGAGGAAGAGTGTTTTTGCGGTTATGGTCATACTAAGTGTTGGTGGCATGGCTTGAAGGATGTTAAAGTCTCAAGCTCTAGGAAAAGCGAAGAGAGTATTGATTTTAAGACCCTGTTTGATGCATTGCCAACTTTTTTACCCGGGGAAAATATTATCTTTAGGTTAGAATGGTAA